Below is a genomic region from Deltaproteobacteria bacterium.
TCATGCTCAAGCAGTTCTTGAATAACTTTTTCTGTGGATAAGCGTACTAACTTACTGATCATCTCTGAGCCGCTGTTAGTTTGCGTATTGTCGTTTAATAATGCTTTCAAAGCTTGTGCTTTTTCTTCACTTGGGGGATTTCTATGCATGACGTGTAGTGCTCCTGTTGGCGTTTTTGAAACTTTGATAACTTCTTAATACCAACCGATGTGCTGCACGTCGCCTCTTTTTTTATTTACAGGAACTTTAGGGCATAACCTTATTTAGTTTTATAAGGCGGTATTTGGTATTTTACATGCTATACAAATTTAAACATATGCGCTAATTTATTCTACACGCATGTTATCTGGTGAGAACTTTATGCAATTACTTTCAGAGCGCCCAT
It encodes:
- a CDS encoding transposase codes for the protein MHRNPPSEEKAQALKALLNDNTQTNSGSEMISKLVRLSTEKVIQELLEHEQTEFLGRCRYERQDDENTGQRNGYENGTLKTAEGVLKVKLPQVRDSE